One genomic segment of Rivularia sp. PCC 7116 includes these proteins:
- the surE gene encoding 5'/3'-nucleotidase SurE encodes MRLLISNDDGIYAKGVRALANTMAEAGHDVNVVCPDRERSATGHGLTLHQPIRAEIVESVFHPNIKAWACDGTPSDCVKLALWALLDSPPELVLAGINQGANLGTEILYSGTVSAAMEGLIEGIPSIAFSLTSYSSSNFEVAADFAKLLVEQLTKKAKLDSILLNVNIPAVESSEIKGVKFTRQGVRRYVDVFDKRVDPRGKTYYWLTGEVLEDVEPPVNYNLPENIPIDVSIIQDNYISITPLHYNLTYADGFKQLAQSELQFKSNI; translated from the coding sequence ATGAGATTATTAATTTCTAATGATGATGGTATTTACGCTAAGGGTGTACGTGCTTTAGCTAATACTATGGCAGAAGCCGGTCATGATGTGAATGTAGTCTGTCCGGATAGGGAACGTTCGGCAACAGGACATGGCTTGACTTTGCATCAACCGATTCGCGCCGAAATTGTAGAGTCGGTTTTTCACCCTAATATAAAGGCTTGGGCTTGTGATGGAACTCCTTCTGACTGCGTAAAATTAGCATTATGGGCTTTGCTAGATTCACCTCCAGAATTAGTTCTGGCTGGAATTAATCAAGGTGCGAATTTGGGGACGGAAATACTTTATTCTGGCACTGTTTCGGCAGCCATGGAAGGCTTGATTGAAGGTATTCCTAGCATTGCATTTAGCCTAACTAGTTATTCTTCGAGTAATTTTGAAGTTGCGGCTGATTTTGCCAAACTACTTGTTGAACAACTAACCAAAAAAGCAAAACTTGATTCGATATTACTTAACGTTAATATTCCCGCAGTCGAATCGTCGGAGATAAAAGGTGTGAAATTTACTCGTCAAGGAGTGCGGCGTTACGTTGATGTATTTGATAAACGAGTAGATCCACGGGGCAAAACTTATTATTGGTTAACAGGAGAAGTTCTTGAAGATGTAGAACCACCAGTTAATTATAATTTACCCGAAAATATACCTATTGATGTGAGTATTATACAAGATAATTATATCAGTATTACTCCCTTACATTATAACCTTACTTATGCAGATGGATTCAAACAGTTAGCCCAGAGTGAATTACAGTTTAAGTCAAATATTTGA
- the pheS gene encoding phenylalanine--tRNA ligase subunit alpha has product MTSDLQSQLEELRIEAQKAITDADSLESLEGLRVNYLGKKGQLSILLRGMGKLSAEERPKIGAIANVVKEALQNNLDKQRAALETAKIQAQIEAETIDVTMPGVFRPQGRIHPLNSVIDRALDIFVGMGYTVAAGPEMESDYYNFEALNTPPDHPARDMQDTFYLPDGNMLRTHTSSVQIRFMEESEPPIRIIAPGRVYRRDTVDATHSAVFHQLELLAVDEGLTFTDLKGTVKEFLEAMFGEIEDIRFRASYFPFTEPSAEVDLKWKGRWLEVMGCGMVDPNVLKAVGYDPEVYTGFAAGFGVERFAMVLHQLDDIRRVYASDLRFLQQF; this is encoded by the coding sequence ATGACTAGCGATTTACAATCTCAATTAGAAGAATTACGTATTGAAGCCCAGAAAGCAATAACTGACGCTGATTCTTTGGAAAGCTTGGAAGGACTCAGGGTTAATTATCTAGGCAAGAAAGGTCAGTTAAGTATTTTGCTGCGCGGTATGGGAAAATTAAGCGCTGAAGAAAGACCAAAAATTGGCGCGATCGCCAATGTTGTTAAGGAAGCTTTACAAAATAATTTAGATAAGCAGCGTGCTGCTTTGGAAACTGCGAAAATCCAAGCGCAGATTGAAGCGGAAACAATTGATGTGACTATGCCGGGAGTGTTTCGCCCCCAAGGTCGGATTCACCCGTTAAATAGCGTTATTGACCGAGCGCTAGATATTTTTGTGGGTATGGGTTATACCGTTGCTGCTGGCCCGGAAATGGAAAGCGATTATTATAATTTTGAAGCGCTCAATACTCCCCCAGATCATCCAGCCCGCGACATGCAGGATACTTTCTATCTGCCCGACGGAAATATGTTGCGGACTCATACTTCTTCGGTACAAATTCGGTTTATGGAAGAAAGCGAACCACCGATTCGGATTATTGCACCGGGACGAGTTTATCGAAGAGATACTGTAGACGCTACTCACTCAGCAGTATTCCATCAACTCGAACTTTTAGCAGTTGACGAAGGATTAACTTTTACTGATTTAAAAGGTACCGTCAAAGAGTTTTTAGAAGCAATGTTTGGTGAAATAGAAGATATTCGCTTCCGAGCCAGTTACTTCCCATTTACCGAACCTTCAGCCGAAGTGGATTTAAAGTGGAAGGGACGCTGGTTAGAAGTTATGGGTTGCGGTATGGTAGACCCTAATGTTTTAAAAGCCGTAGGTTACGATCCAGAAGTATACACGGGATTTGCTGCGGGTTTTGGCGTAGAGCGTTTTGCAATGGTGTTACATCAACTCGATGATATCCGCCGCGTTTATGCCAGCGATTTGCGCTTTTTACAGCAATTTTGA
- a CDS encoding ATP-dependent DNA helicase RecQ, which produces MNQAQIPSWQNVRATFQQIWGYEDFRSPQGEIVQSLLAKKDALIIMPTGGGKSICFQLPALLQTGLTLVVSPLVALMENQVQELKERKLSAALIHSQLSVSKRRQTLQALERQQLRLLYLSPETLLSPPVWERLSRPELEINGLILDEAHCLVQWGDTFRPAYRRLGAVRPALLKTKRRGTKIALAAFTATADPLAQTVILETLRLQQPAVFKLNPYRNNLNPNVRIIWTPQGRQQQLLKFIHKNQYSSGLVYVRTRRDSENLAAWLREKGHKTASYHGGLGAEERREIETRWLNGKTPFVVCTSAFGMGINKPDVRWVIHFQAPLLLSEYVQEIGRAGRDGKPAEALTLISEPTGFLNPEDKQRQKFFEEKLREQQLAAKQLIKKLPPAGEVEAVAQKLPDATLALSLLHSMGKLKWIDPFNYIIQEDSQKKNNRRSHPRNQMQQYLNTKKCRWQFLLNAFGFQKEAANLSCGHCDNCKSS; this is translated from the coding sequence ATGAATCAAGCACAAATCCCATCATGGCAAAATGTTCGTGCTACATTTCAACAAATTTGGGGCTATGAAGATTTTCGTTCACCTCAAGGGGAAATTGTCCAAAGTCTACTTGCGAAAAAAGATGCATTAATTATTATGCCTACCGGTGGAGGTAAATCAATTTGCTTCCAACTTCCCGCACTTTTACAAACTGGTTTAACTTTAGTGGTTTCTCCCTTAGTTGCACTAATGGAAAACCAAGTACAGGAATTAAAAGAACGAAAACTTTCCGCAGCACTAATACATAGCCAGTTATCTGTTTCTAAACGTCGTCAAACCCTACAAGCATTAGAAAGACAGCAGTTAAGATTACTTTACCTATCTCCAGAAACTTTGTTGAGTCCCCCAGTATGGGAAAGATTATCTCGCCCAGAACTCGAAATAAATGGCTTAATATTAGACGAAGCACATTGTTTAGTACAATGGGGCGATACATTTAGACCAGCATATCGAAGATTAGGGGCAGTCAGACCAGCGCTACTTAAGACAAAAAGAAGAGGAACAAAAATAGCGCTAGCCGCTTTTACTGCCACCGCCGACCCTTTAGCCCAAACTGTAATTTTAGAAACCTTACGATTACAGCAACCTGCTGTATTTAAGCTGAATCCTTATAGAAATAATCTTAACCCGAACGTCCGGATTATTTGGACTCCCCAAGGAAGACAGCAACAATTATTAAAGTTTATTCACAAAAATCAATATTCCTCGGGATTAGTCTACGTTCGCACGCGAAGAGATAGCGAGAATTTAGCGGCATGGTTGAGAGAAAAAGGTCATAAGACGGCTAGCTATCATGGTGGACTGGGTGCGGAAGAAAGACGCGAGATTGAAACTAGATGGTTAAATGGAAAAACACCCTTTGTGGTTTGTACCTCAGCTTTCGGTATGGGAATTAACAAGCCCGATGTGCGATGGGTGATTCACTTTCAAGCGCCGTTATTGTTGTCGGAATACGTTCAGGAAATTGGACGTGCTGGAAGAGACGGAAAACCAGCAGAAGCACTAACATTAATTAGCGAACCCACCGGATTTCTGAATCCAGAAGACAAACAAAGACAGAAATTTTTTGAAGAAAAGCTGCGAGAACAACAGCTTGCAGCAAAACAATTAATTAAAAAATTACCGCCTGCCGGAGAAGTCGAAGCTGTAGCGCAAAAACTTCCCGATGCCACTCTAGCCTTATCTTTGCTGCATAGTATGGGTAAATTAAAGTGGATTGACCCTTTTAATTACATTATTCAGGAAGATTCACAAAAGAAAAATAATCGCCGATCGCACCCCCGAAATCAAATGCAGCAGTATCTAAATACAAAAAAATGTCGCTGGCAATTTTTATTAAATGCCTTTGGATTTCAAAAAGAAGCGGCAAATCTAAGCTGCGGACATTGCGATAATTGTAAAAGTAGTTAG
- a CDS encoding HEAT repeat domain-containing protein: protein MTKRKQRLFSIFRVAVLCLIMLLLWSGNSWAQITSDAKIEPLIEKLANKNTRVIDAADALVNIGSPAVSALIEALKNEDSNLRWRAASVLSDLGAEAAPAVPALTEALQDDDAQVRLYATIALGNIGEAAKPAVPALMAALQDKEQYVRIYAPSALRKIGVEAKVAVPALVGALQDKNAGVRLNAAYALGSIGTEASEAIPNLIKLLDDEQFYVRYAAVKGLSDIAAGFQDKAASLPSSKLAKLISDFDKVLNILEDDKHKFTQEEIAKIRRPLNAIKTEKDSRLLDKSREWVLKHKLFLGIAAYVTLLPLLWLILLRVKPLWLLQLNNALKPYTDFSLPLISINVPLRYVLFVGWFHYHPRVLDAWVKKYIESAREQFPKKDTVNSRSTYIPIPVILEGNTIGELSAENLRPTFNKQRTCLLINGEGGIGKTSLACQIARWAMAEDEKDRLSEHLMLPVLLEEEFREIEDKSTLLEAIRGQLQALIDEPNPICEELLVPLLRKKRVLVIVDRFSELNQATRDAIQPDSPEFSVNSLVITSRLEEKLGRVNKTTIKPLRIEANKLSSFMEAYLMQRGKRDEFTDKEFFDACNRLSEMVSERNITVLLAKLYAEQLIANAQKQQGNTLPENVPSLMLGYLNEVNRDVTDETIDDRTVHQDMKAIAWECLQQSFQPGNAKLVNAIDALEALGIDEPEAHLEYLENRLHLIQTIGYAKDEIRFCLDPLAEYLAALYAVDIYGNNDSKWRSLFFKKAEDLVNQNGKDNIKGFVLAMRDCYLSQINDAKDTDFVVQKLNKLAGVNNSGSASKPVQSTTS, encoded by the coding sequence ATGACAAAGCGCAAACAAAGATTATTCTCAATTTTCCGAGTGGCAGTTTTGTGTCTAATCATGTTGCTGCTCTGGAGCGGTAATAGCTGGGCGCAAATTACCTCTGATGCTAAGATTGAACCTTTAATTGAAAAATTAGCAAATAAAAATACTCGTGTTATTGATGCTGCTGATGCTTTGGTAAATATTGGCTCTCCAGCAGTATCGGCACTGATTGAAGCTTTAAAAAATGAAGATAGTAACCTGCGTTGGCGTGCGGCTTCGGTTTTGAGCGATTTGGGTGCGGAAGCTGCACCTGCGGTACCTGCTTTGACTGAGGCTTTGCAAGATGATGATGCACAGGTAAGGTTATACGCCACAATTGCTTTAGGTAATATTGGTGAAGCTGCAAAACCGGCTGTTCCAGCTTTGATGGCAGCTTTGCAGGATAAGGAACAGTACGTGCGAATTTACGCTCCTTCAGCTTTGCGGAAAATTGGTGTGGAAGCAAAGGTTGCTGTTCCCGCATTGGTGGGGGCTTTGCAAGATAAAAATGCCGGGGTACGGTTGAATGCTGCTTATGCTTTGGGTTCAATTGGTACCGAAGCATCTGAAGCAATTCCCAATTTAATTAAACTTTTAGATGACGAGCAATTTTATGTACGTTATGCAGCAGTCAAAGGTTTGAGTGATATAGCTGCTGGGTTTCAGGATAAAGCAGCGAGTCTTCCAAGTTCAAAGCTAGCCAAACTGATATCGGATTTTGATAAAGTCCTTAATATTCTTGAAGACGATAAGCACAAATTTACTCAAGAAGAAATTGCTAAAATTCGCCGTCCCCTTAATGCAATTAAAACGGAGAAGGATAGCCGTTTGCTGGATAAAAGCCGGGAATGGGTTCTCAAGCACAAGCTATTTTTAGGAATTGCGGCTTACGTTACTTTGCTACCGTTATTGTGGTTGATTCTCCTGCGAGTCAAACCTTTGTGGTTGCTACAGCTTAATAACGCGCTCAAACCCTACACCGATTTTTCTCTACCGCTGATTAGTATTAACGTACCGCTAAGATACGTGTTATTTGTCGGCTGGTTTCATTATCATCCTAGAGTGCTTGATGCTTGGGTAAAAAAATATATTGAATCGGCAAGAGAGCAGTTTCCGAAAAAAGATACCGTAAATAGTCGCTCTACTTATATTCCGATTCCTGTAATTCTTGAAGGTAATACAATCGGGGAACTATCTGCGGAAAATCTGCGCCCAACTTTCAACAAACAGCGTACTTGCTTGTTGATTAATGGTGAAGGTGGCATTGGTAAAACGAGTTTAGCTTGTCAAATCGCTCGCTGGGCAATGGCAGAAGACGAAAAGGATAGATTGAGCGAACATTTGATGTTACCCGTGCTTTTAGAGGAAGAATTTCGTGAAATTGAAGATAAATCAACACTTTTAGAAGCGATTCGCGGACAATTACAGGCTTTGATTGACGAACCGAATCCAATCTGTGAAGAGTTACTGGTACCCTTGTTAAGAAAGAAACGCGTTTTGGTAATTGTTGACCGTTTTTCAGAATTAAATCAAGCTACACGAGATGCCATTCAGCCAGATTCGCCGGAGTTTTCGGTAAATTCTTTGGTGATTACTTCGCGATTAGAAGAGAAGTTGGGACGAGTAAATAAAACAACTATTAAACCGTTGAGAATTGAAGCAAATAAACTTTCCTCATTTATGGAAGCTTATTTAATGCAGCGAGGTAAACGGGATGAATTCACCGATAAAGAATTCTTTGATGCTTGTAATCGTCTTTCAGAAATGGTTAGCGAGCGTAATATTACGGTATTACTGGCTAAACTATATGCCGAGCAGTTGATTGCAAATGCTCAAAAGCAGCAAGGAAATACCTTGCCAGAAAACGTTCCTAGTTTAATGCTGGGATATTTAAACGAAGTCAATCGAGATGTCACTGACGAAACGATTGATGATAGAACAGTACATCAAGATATGAAAGCTATAGCTTGGGAATGTTTGCAGCAAAGCTTTCAACCGGGGAATGCAAAGTTAGTAAATGCTATTGATGCCTTAGAGGCTTTGGGTATCGATGAACCCGAAGCACACTTGGAATATTTAGAAAACCGCTTGCATCTGATTCAAACTATTGGTTACGCCAAAGATGAAATTCGTTTTTGTTTAGATCCATTAGCGGAATATTTAGCTGCTTTGTATGCAGTTGATATTTACGGGAATAATGATAGTAAATGGCGTTCCTTATTCTTTAAGAAAGCTGAAGATTTAGTTAATCAAAATGGCAAAGATAATATCAAAGGTTTTGTTTTAGCAATGCGGGATTGTTATTTATCTCAGATTAATGATGCAAAAGATACAGATTTTGTAGTCCAGAAATTGAATAAATTAGCAGGCGTGAATAATTCTGGAAGTGCGAGTAAACCAGTTCAATCTACGACATCGTAG
- a CDS encoding peptidoglycan-binding protein, with amino-acid sequence MKKLGKLSKFVISAAIVGSVVTAASAAQALTLRQGTTGYNVRAIQTELRNRGYFPRSVSSTGYYGTITRTAVMRFQRANGLRVDGIAGPRTLAAMGYSGTGGRFVSTQAISNGTATGVVQVRTRLNVRSGPAISYTKLGSLPSGQAVNIVNQRNGWYQLESPEGEYWVNSRYVRVR; translated from the coding sequence ATGAAAAAACTAGGAAAGTTATCTAAATTTGTTATTTCTGCTGCTATTGTTGGTTCAGTTGTTACTGCTGCAAGCGCTGCACAAGCTTTAACTTTAAGGCAGGGTACAACTGGTTATAACGTTAGAGCTATACAAACAGAACTCCGAAATAGAGGTTACTTCCCTCGGAGCGTTTCTTCGACTGGATACTATGGCACTATTACCAGAACTGCTGTAATGAGATTTCAGCGTGCGAATGGTTTGAGAGTAGATGGTATTGCTGGTCCTAGAACCCTTGCAGCAATGGGTTATTCCGGCACGGGTGGTCGTTTTGTTAGTACCCAAGCGATTAGCAATGGAACTGCAACCGGAGTTGTTCAAGTTCGTACTAGATTAAATGTTCGCTCTGGTCCTGCTATCTCATATACAAAGCTTGGTTCTCTGCCTTCCGGACAGGCAGTGAACATTGTGAACCAGCGAAATGGATGGTACCAACTTGAGTCTCCTGAAGGTGAATACTGGGTAAACTCTCGATACGTTAGGGTTCGCTAG
- a CDS encoding pyridoxamine 5'-phosphate oxidase family protein, with translation MTSLNNTTNQQLTPSKRSQIKRLPKRGNYETQAIYNILDEALICHVGFTVNNQPFVIPTAYGRVDDKLYIHGSPASRMLRTLNQGIEVCVTVTLLDGLVLARSAFHHSMNYRSVVIFGTAMLVTDTEEKYEALRAFTEHVVSKRWQEVRQPHKQELQGTMVLSLTLTEASAKVRTGNPVDDEADYDLPVWAGVLPLQMLPGKAIDDERLIEGIEVPDYIKNYARHSSTK, from the coding sequence ATGACTAGTTTAAACAACACAACGAACCAACAACTGACACCAAGCAAACGCAGCCAAATTAAAAGATTACCTAAACGCGGTAATTACGAAACTCAAGCTATTTACAATATTTTAGATGAAGCGTTAATTTGTCATGTTGGATTCACAGTAAACAATCAACCCTTTGTAATTCCTACTGCTTACGGAAGAGTAGATGACAAACTATATATTCATGGTTCACCAGCAAGTAGAATGTTGCGTACTTTAAATCAGGGTATTGAAGTATGCGTTACGGTAACTTTATTAGATGGACTCGTATTAGCACGTTCTGCTTTCCATCATTCCATGAATTATCGTTCGGTAGTAATATTTGGTACTGCAATGCTAGTTACTGACACTGAAGAAAAATATGAAGCGCTGCGAGCCTTTACCGAACACGTTGTATCAAAACGTTGGCAAGAAGTACGCCAGCCACACAAGCAAGAATTGCAGGGAACAATGGTACTTTCTCTAACTCTGACAGAAGCATCAGCAAAGGTGCGTACTGGTAATCCTGTAGATGATGAAGCAGATTACGATTTACCAGTGTGGGCTGGTGTTTTACCATTGCAGATGCTTCCAGGTAAAGCTATTGATGATGAGCGTTTAATTGAGGGTATTGAAGTTCCAGATTATATAAAAAATTATGCTCGTCATAGCAGTACTAAATGA
- a CDS encoding GNAT family N-acetyltransferase, whose translation MYNEINLNIRETTPQEDSVIAEHFYQMWLDIGVAENYIKPNHRNLTQEFIKQARQNLFYKGFVAEVDDIIIGSASCQLFTGLYPLILEEEYRKYGYIWGVYVAPSHRRKGIAKQLTNATIKHLKSINCTKAILNASPAGKPVYENLGFLPSNAMQLNLI comes from the coding sequence ATGTATAACGAAATAAACCTTAATATTCGAGAAACAACTCCACAAGAAGATTCAGTGATTGCAGAACATTTTTATCAGATGTGGTTAGACATTGGAGTTGCTGAAAATTACATTAAACCGAACCACCGCAATCTGACTCAGGAATTTATCAAACAAGCTCGTCAAAACTTATTCTATAAAGGTTTTGTTGCAGAAGTTGACGACATAATCATAGGTTCTGCAAGCTGTCAGTTGTTTACTGGTTTATATCCACTAATCTTAGAAGAAGAATATCGTAAATACGGATATATTTGGGGTGTCTACGTTGCACCATCTCACCGTAGAAAAGGAATCGCCAAACAATTAACAAACGCTACAATTAAGCATTTAAAATCTATCAATTGTACAAAAGCTATTTTAAACGCTTCACCAGCAGGAAAACCCGTTTATGAAAATTTAGGCTTTTTACCAAGTAATGCAATGCAATTAAATCTAATTTAA
- a CDS encoding MOSC domain-containing protein: MAYRQFAIFDEQGKYVNAKCYEKIHLIRSKFDLENKIISFKIQDSDRQKNFHLESEKQHLEAWLSNFFGFNVRLQENLITGFPDDTVSPGPTIVSTATLKEVASWYSELNEEHIRRRMRTTIEIDGVPAFWEDRLFSESNNVIPFKVGNLQFIGINPCQRCVVPTRNAVTGKMDCDFQEIFINKRRETLPEWVNKSRFNHYYKLTVNSRLASKKFKNQLIKIGDEVSLM; encoded by the coding sequence GTGGCGTATCGCCAATTTGCTATTTTTGACGAACAAGGTAAGTACGTTAATGCTAAGTGCTATGAAAAAATACATTTAATCAGGTCGAAATTTGATTTAGAAAATAAGATTATTTCGTTCAAAATTCAAGATAGCGATAGGCAAAAAAATTTTCATTTAGAATCTGAAAAACAGCATTTAGAAGCTTGGTTAAGTAACTTTTTTGGTTTTAATGTCAGATTGCAAGAAAATTTAATTACGGGCTTCCCGGATGATACAGTTTCACCGGGACCAACTATCGTTAGTACTGCTACTTTAAAAGAAGTTGCTTCCTGGTATTCAGAATTAAACGAAGAACATATCCGTCGTCGAATGCGTACTACTATCGAAATTGATGGAGTTCCGGCTTTTTGGGAGGATAGGCTATTTTCTGAAAGTAATAATGTTATTCCTTTTAAGGTTGGAAATCTGCAATTTATTGGAATAAATCCCTGTCAGCGGTGTGTTGTTCCAACTAGAAATGCAGTTACAGGAAAAATGGATTGCGATTTTCAGGAAATATTTATCAATAAACGTAGAGAAACTTTACCAGAATGGGTAAATAAATCTCGTTTCAATCATTATTATAAACTGACAGTTAATAGTAGATTAGCGAGTAAAAAATTTAAGAATCAATTGATTAAAATTGGTGATGAAGTTAGTTTGATGTGA
- a CDS encoding B12-binding domain-containing radical SAM protein, with product MRVLLIYPLFPKTFWSYEKILELVDKKVLLPPLGLATVAAILPQEWEFKLVDRNIRSVTEAEWEWADMVILSAMIVQKEDLVNQIKAAKQRGKLVAVGGPYPTSVPAEAQKAGADFLILDEGEITLPMFVEAVQTGQTSGVFRATEKPDVTATPIPRFDLLERDAYDMMSVQFSRGCPFQCEFCDIIVLYGRKPRTKSPEQLLAELDCLYELGWRGGIFMVDDNFIGNKRNVKLLLRELKVWMKEHEYPFRFDTEASVDLAQDPELMELMVESGFAAVFLGIETPDEDSLQLTKKFQNTRNSLVESVQDIIKAGLRPMAGFIIGFDGEKSGAGSRIVAFAEQAAIPSTTFAMLQALPNTALWHRLEKEGRMRESKDGNINQTTLMNFIPTRPLEDIAREYIEAFCALYDPTAYLDRTYRCFLMMGKPSWKAPAKAPEWKIVKAFATIVWRQGVKRETRWKFWHHLFGILKHNPAVLEHYLSSCAHNEHFLEYRQIVREQIESQVEEYLAQGAEKPYIPVKKAEVVKA from the coding sequence ATGCGAGTTTTATTAATTTATCCTTTATTTCCAAAAACTTTTTGGTCGTATGAAAAAATTTTGGAGCTAGTAGATAAAAAAGTCTTATTACCACCTTTAGGTTTAGCTACAGTAGCCGCAATTTTGCCTCAAGAGTGGGAATTTAAATTAGTAGACCGTAATATTCGCTCGGTGACAGAAGCAGAATGGGAATGGGCAGATATGGTGATTTTATCTGCAATGATTGTGCAAAAAGAGGATTTAGTAAATCAGATAAAAGCTGCAAAACAACGCGGTAAATTAGTTGCTGTTGGTGGTCCATATCCAACTTCCGTACCAGCAGAAGCTCAGAAAGCTGGAGCAGATTTTCTCATTCTTGATGAAGGGGAAATTACCTTACCAATGTTTGTAGAAGCTGTACAAACTGGTCAAACAAGCGGTGTATTTCGCGCTACAGAAAAACCAGATGTCACCGCAACACCAATCCCTCGTTTCGACTTATTGGAAAGAGATGCTTACGACATGATGTCGGTACAGTTTTCTCGGGGTTGTCCGTTTCAATGCGAATTCTGCGACATTATTGTGCTTTACGGACGCAAACCCCGAACCAAATCCCCAGAACAACTTTTAGCCGAACTAGATTGTTTGTATGAATTGGGTTGGCGCGGTGGTATATTCATGGTGGATGATAACTTTATTGGCAACAAGCGCAACGTTAAACTGTTGCTCAGAGAGTTAAAAGTATGGATGAAAGAACACGAATATCCATTCCGTTTTGATACTGAAGCCTCAGTCGATTTAGCACAAGACCCAGAATTGATGGAATTGATGGTTGAGTCTGGTTTTGCTGCGGTATTTTTGGGTATTGAGACACCAGATGAAGATAGTTTGCAGCTAACAAAGAAGTTTCAAAATACCCGTAACTCGCTGGTTGAATCCGTGCAAGATATTATCAAAGCGGGTTTGCGTCCGATGGCTGGGTTTATCATTGGCTTCGATGGGGAAAAATCTGGTGCTGGATCTCGCATTGTCGCTTTTGCAGAGCAAGCAGCGATTCCCTCAACAACTTTTGCGATGCTGCAAGCATTACCGAATACTGCATTGTGGCATCGTTTAGAGAAAGAAGGAAGAATGCGCGAATCTAAAGACGGAAACATTAACCAAACCACGTTGATGAATTTTATTCCCACTCGTCCTTTAGAAGATATTGCCAGGGAATATATTGAAGCATTTTGTGCTTTATATGACCCAACTGCTTATTTAGACCGTACCTATCGCTGTTTCTTGATGATGGGTAAACCGAGTTGGAAAGCACCTGCAAAAGCACCAGAATGGAAGATTGTTAAAGCATTTGCGACTATTGTTTGGCGACAAGGTGTTAAGCGCGAAACTAGGTGGAAATTTTGGCATCATTTATTCGGTATTCTCAAGCATAATCCCGCAGTTTTGGAACATTATTTATCTTCTTGCGCTCATAACGAACATTTTCTTGAGTACCGTCAAATTGTCCGCGAACAAATCGAATCTCAAGTTGAAGAGTATTTAGCGCAAGGTGCAGAAAAACCTTATATTCCTGTTAAAAAAGCTGAAGTTGTTAAAGCTTAA